The following proteins are co-located in the Diorhabda carinulata isolate Delta chromosome 4, icDioCari1.1, whole genome shotgun sequence genome:
- the LOC130893203 gene encoding lysM and putative peptidoglycan-binding domain-containing protein 3, whose protein sequence is MIKLRQKNKYDTAYGLLKDKESGSDDGEETELFVRHKPHRVEIPTIEKIVETGDTLQALAIKYRCSVAELKRINNIHNENEIFAKIVIKVPHRPFTSALASVHVSGNSSPDLINVPSTSNLIDVDSVSLKLTESIATQKNDEVNEIIFNSQIAQKPTERLNPEETEEVDDSEKTHLLPQIANNVIETDPVISVLNCNGVDGGISWKLLIVFIFILIVALPLIYIFYIAEHLEEYHPHPHGS, encoded by the exons atgatcaaattaagACAAAA aaacaaatatgaTACAGCTTACGGTTTATTAAAGGACAAAGAAAGTGGTAGTGACGACGGGGAAGAAACAGAACTATTTGTAAGACATAAGCCACATAGAGTAGAAATTCCAACTATAGAGAAAATAGTTGAAACAGGTGATACACTGCAGGCACTAGCTATTAAATATCGTTGTTCT GTAGCTGAGCTTAaacgaataaataatattcacaacgaaaatgaaattttcgcCAAGATAGTTATAAAAGTACCTCATAGACCTTTTACCTCAGCCCTAGCAAGTGTTCATGTTAGTGGAAATAGTTCACCTGATTTAATTAATGTTCCATCTACTAGTAACTTGATAGATGTTGATTCAGTAAGTTTAAAATTGACAGAAAGCATcgctacacaaaaaaacgatgaagtaaatgaaataatatttaatagccAAATTGCTCAGAAACCTACAGAAAGGTTAAATCCTGAAGAAACAGAAGAAGTTGATGACAGTGAAAAAACTCACTTACTCCCTCAAATCGCAAATAATGTAATAGAAACTGATCCG GTTATATCCGTTCTAAATTGTAATGGAGTAGACGGGGGTATTTCTTGGAAACTTCTGATAGTGTTCATTTTTATACTCATCGTAGCATTAccattaatttatatattttatatagcCGAACATCTCGAGGAATACCATCCTCATCCTCACGGTTCATGA